The following proteins are co-located in the uncultured Draconibacterium sp. genome:
- a CDS encoding CRTAC1 family protein: MKQVIEYFRHWHICVQLLFLSVVLVLAGCQPQKSSQNTTVKLDSPPANDAFFQEIGAQIGLDFVHSIGDEELSNIVESSGVGTAFLDFDQDGFIDIYTCNGTWIEGLSGGEKPKEVPHNHLYRNLGNGTFQDVTEDAGVGGPWYSLGITVGDYDNDGYPDIYLSNYGENTLYHNDGDGTFSDVTKRAKISGGDFFSVGAAWFDFDKDGFLDLYVGNYLKFDPEYKYFYAPDGFPGPLAYDSEADILFHNKGNGSFEDVTAAMGITDLDGRAMGVGAVDYDSDGYMDIYVANDHTVNYLWHNNAGKGFTDKGTMSGTGFSQAGEATVSMSVDFADYNGDGMIDMFLSDDNYCSLYENLGNGVFNDRSYVSGISVAAGQFVGWSSSFLDYDNDGDADIFKSNGELKHLYGHEDQLFENVGNGKFEDVSVELSDYFKEENVGRGACLGDYDNDGDIDVFVVNIGNQCKFIRNNKGNQNNWITLKLVGSESNRDGVGAEISLLAEGKTQMAQKKSTTGYLSQNDPRIHFGLGKSETIDKLSIKWPSGKEQVLTDVKVNQILTINESE, translated from the coding sequence ATGAAGCAGGTAATTGAATATTTTAGGCACTGGCATATTTGTGTACAACTCTTGTTTTTGAGTGTAGTTCTAGTCCTTGCCGGTTGTCAACCACAAAAGTCATCCCAAAACACTACTGTTAAACTCGATTCGCCACCGGCAAATGACGCGTTTTTTCAGGAAATAGGTGCACAGATTGGATTAGACTTTGTCCATTCAATTGGCGACGAAGAACTAAGTAACATTGTGGAGTCGAGTGGCGTTGGTACTGCCTTTCTTGATTTTGATCAGGATGGTTTTATTGACATTTATACCTGCAACGGAACATGGATTGAAGGACTTAGTGGGGGTGAGAAACCAAAGGAAGTACCACACAACCATTTGTATCGGAATCTGGGAAACGGAACTTTTCAGGATGTAACAGAAGACGCAGGTGTTGGCGGACCGTGGTACAGTTTGGGAATTACTGTGGGAGATTATGACAACGATGGTTATCCCGATATTTATTTAAGTAATTACGGCGAAAATACGCTGTATCATAACGATGGAGACGGAACATTTTCGGATGTTACGAAGCGGGCTAAAATTAGCGGAGGCGATTTTTTTAGTGTTGGAGCGGCCTGGTTTGATTTCGATAAAGACGGATTTTTGGATCTGTACGTTGGGAATTACCTTAAGTTCGATCCGGAGTATAAATACTTTTATGCTCCCGACGGATTTCCCGGGCCGCTGGCTTACGACAGTGAGGCCGATATTTTATTTCATAACAAAGGCAATGGATCGTTTGAAGATGTAACAGCCGCTATGGGAATTACCGATTTGGATGGCAGAGCCATGGGAGTTGGAGCAGTGGATTACGACAGCGACGGATACATGGATATTTATGTGGCAAACGATCATACAGTAAACTATTTATGGCATAATAATGCGGGGAAAGGTTTTACCGACAAAGGAACCATGTCGGGAACCGGGTTTAGCCAGGCCGGAGAAGCTACAGTAAGTATGTCGGTGGATTTTGCCGATTACAATGGCGATGGAATGATTGACATGTTCCTTTCGGACGATAACTATTGTTCCCTTTATGAAAACCTTGGGAATGGTGTATTTAACGACCGTTCGTATGTCTCCGGAATTTCTGTGGCAGCCGGTCAGTTTGTTGGATGGTCATCCAGTTTTTTGGATTACGACAACGATGGCGATGCAGATATTTTTAAAAGTAACGGCGAGTTAAAACACTTATACGGGCACGAAGACCAATTGTTTGAAAACGTAGGAAACGGAAAATTTGAAGATGTTTCGGTTGAATTAAGCGACTATTTTAAAGAAGAGAATGTTGGAAGAGGAGCCTGTTTAGGAGATTACGATAACGACGGAGACATTGATGTTTTTGTGGTGAATATAGGCAACCAGTGTAAGTTTATCAGAAACAATAAGGGCAATCAAAACAATTGGATTACGCTTAAATTGGTGGGTAGCGAAAGCAACCGCGATGGAGTGGGTGCCGAAATAAGTCTTCTTGCTGAGGGTAAAACCCAAATGGCACAAAAGAAAAGTACCACCGGTTATTTGTCACAAAACGATCCAAGAATACATTTTGGTCTGGGGAAAAGTGAAACGATTGACAAGTTGTCGATAAAATGGCCTTCAGGGAAAGAGCAGGTACTTACAGATGTAAAAGTCAATCAGATTTTAACCATAAATGAATCGGAGTAG
- a CDS encoding vanadium-dependent haloperoxidase, with product MMSFEKKWWLLSLIFVVLSCSKQKEPLVVDTDDFHKSVDQLTSIMIHDIFSPPVASRVYVYPIVSAYEILQQENSIYNSLLGQLNDFPEIPPKPDVENLNLEVSALVAFMDVGKRLIFSEDKMESYRDSLYSVWEQQNSSEFEVSRDYGLQVAAKIVSWIDADHYNETRTMPKFTVNLNEKWRWQPTPPDYMNGIEPHWEHIRTLTLDSAAQFKPVPHPEFSLEEGSKFYNELLEVYEVGLKEQKNGDSSDEVQIARFWDCNPYVSVHRGHMMFAVKKITPGAHWIGICKIASKKAGLNLMETVAAYTSTSVSIFDAFISCWEEKYSSVLIRPENLINKYIDENWLPILQTPPFPEYTSGHSVVSGAASVALTHFFGDNFAFDDDTELPYGLPVRSFTSFYAASAEAAISRMYGGIHYRAAIENGLDQGMKLGEHVSKTVQTKTN from the coding sequence ATGATGAGTTTTGAAAAAAAATGGTGGCTTTTGAGCTTGATTTTTGTGGTTCTTTCGTGTTCGAAACAAAAAGAACCATTGGTAGTTGATACCGACGATTTTCACAAATCGGTAGATCAACTTACTTCAATAATGATTCACGATATATTTTCGCCACCGGTGGCTTCGCGGGTTTATGTTTATCCGATAGTTTCTGCCTACGAAATTTTACAGCAAGAAAACAGCATCTACAATTCCTTGCTCGGACAGCTGAATGATTTTCCCGAAATTCCACCGAAACCAGATGTAGAGAACCTGAATCTGGAAGTGTCGGCACTTGTGGCATTTATGGATGTTGGTAAAAGACTTATTTTCTCGGAAGACAAAATGGAAAGCTACCGGGATAGTTTGTATTCGGTTTGGGAACAACAAAACAGTTCTGAATTTGAAGTTTCGCGCGATTACGGACTTCAGGTGGCGGCTAAAATTGTAAGCTGGATTGATGCTGACCATTACAACGAAACACGGACCATGCCCAAGTTTACCGTAAATTTAAATGAAAAGTGGAGGTGGCAGCCCACTCCTCCCGATTATATGAATGGCATTGAACCTCACTGGGAACACATTCGGACACTTACACTCGATTCGGCGGCACAGTTTAAACCCGTTCCTCATCCTGAATTCTCGCTGGAAGAAGGAAGTAAGTTTTACAACGAACTGCTTGAAGTGTACGAAGTTGGTTTAAAAGAGCAAAAGAATGGCGACTCTTCCGATGAGGTACAAATTGCCAGATTTTGGGATTGTAATCCGTATGTTTCGGTACATCGGGGGCACATGATGTTTGCTGTTAAAAAAATTACACCTGGTGCCCACTGGATTGGAATTTGTAAAATTGCCAGTAAAAAGGCCGGGCTCAATTTAATGGAAACGGTTGCCGCTTATACATCGACTTCGGTTTCTATTTTTGATGCATTTATTAGTTGCTGGGAGGAAAAATACAGCAGTGTTCTTATTCGTCCCGAAAATCTGATTAACAAGTACATTGACGAAAACTGGTTGCCAATTTTGCAAACACCTCCTTTTCCTGAATATACTTCGGGGCACTCGGTGGTTTCAGGTGCAGCATCGGTTGCATTAACCCATTTTTTTGGCGATAATTTTGCCTTCGACGATGATACAGAACTTCCTTATGGTCTGCCTGTGAGAAGCTTTACTTCGTTCTATGCAGCTTCAGCCGAAGCAGCAATTAGCCGAATGTACGGAGGCATTCATTACCGGGCTGCAATCGAAAATGGCCTTGACCAGGGCATGAAATTGGGAGAACATGTTAGTAAAACAGTTCAGACCAAAACCAATTAA
- a CDS encoding VCBS repeat-containing protein, producing the protein MKELRFISLNKILISALVILACACNSEKRQFKLISDKESGIDFINRVEDSKEASILDYLNFYNGGGIAVGDINNDSLPDIFFVGNLEKNALYLNKGNMQFEDITKNAGVGGKSDWNTGAAMADVNGDGWLDIYVMAVIGISGFEGHNELYMNQGDGTFKEESKKYGLDFDTYSSTAAFFDYDKDGDLDMYLLNQAVHTSKSYGPATLRLNRKYESGDKLMRNDGDVFTDVSEEAGIFGGIIGYGLGLGVSDFNNDGWDDIYVSNDFFENDYYYLNNGDGTFSEKLTEYFGMSSRFSMGNDIGDINGDGFADLVTLDMLPDDEKILKASDGDNSMDLEIRKEMLGYHPQYSRNMLQMNKGGKAFSEVALLTGVAATDWSWAPMLADFNQDGIIDLFIGTGIHRRPNDLDYINFISNQQIQSTLENTHLMDNLALKAMPTGVIHNYIFEGTGLAFTDKTRSWIPEDTLKSNGVVYCDLDNDGDLDLVTNNFNAKPLIYENQNTAGNNYLKIRFDYPGMNRFGIGTKVFLYNKGQLQTRQLNCTRGYQSSVEPLVHFGLGQNAAVDSVLIVWPDNTFQKLENVEVNQSVVAKPENTRHNFNWKRMQLQKEWFEAPDSSKIVQAKHNENSYIDFDRESLMPYKISAEGPAIAVGDVNGDGKDDIFMGAAKHDTAHLFVQNETGFEEKRIAGFAADALFEDVEACFVDIDNDKDLDLFVVSAGGEFYGTMPALKDRIYRNDGNGNFEKNEEAVPDYFENGSMARFSDFDADGDLDVFVGGRAVSYRFGDIPNSYLLINNGKGQFSLSDQPALVKAGMITDAVWSDFNSDGQSDLILVGEWMSPQFLQNQNGTLVNVSKTVFSESLNGLWRAVKAMDVDGDGDTDYLLGNWGTNTKFRASKQYPLKMYFSDFDENGRPETVLAMATGKKYYPVNTKDQLDKQLEQLTRKKFVYYRDFAGKTIDEVLGQDVLDKASLLEVSCLESGYLKNNQGNYEFVPFGAGLQVAPINTFFVYDFDGDSKDDVLTGGNFLGVPPYHGRFVANSGNILTGNGTIEDGVCVGLNYSQKEIRELKLVEIDNEKYILAAPNNCKLIWNKVKK; encoded by the coding sequence ATGAAAGAGCTCAGGTTTATAAGTTTAAATAAGATATTAATTAGTGCTTTGGTGATTCTGGCATGTGCTTGTAATTCAGAAAAAAGACAGTTTAAATTGATAAGCGACAAAGAGTCGGGAATTGATTTTATAAACCGTGTGGAAGATTCGAAAGAAGCGAGTATTCTCGATTATCTGAATTTTTACAACGGAGGTGGAATTGCAGTTGGTGATATTAACAACGATTCGCTGCCCGATATCTTTTTTGTTGGCAATCTTGAAAAAAATGCCTTGTATCTGAACAAGGGAAATATGCAGTTTGAAGACATCACTAAAAATGCAGGAGTTGGAGGCAAGTCGGATTGGAATACCGGGGCTGCAATGGCCGATGTGAACGGCGACGGCTGGCTCGATATTTATGTGATGGCCGTAATCGGTATTTCCGGATTCGAAGGACACAACGAGCTGTACATGAATCAGGGCGATGGCACATTTAAGGAAGAGTCGAAAAAATACGGACTCGATTTTGATACCTATTCTTCAACCGCTGCTTTTTTTGATTACGACAAGGATGGCGATCTGGACATGTACTTGTTAAACCAGGCTGTTCACACCTCAAAATCATATGGACCGGCAACGCTACGTTTAAATCGAAAATATGAATCGGGCGATAAACTTATGCGCAACGATGGTGATGTGTTTACCGATGTGAGCGAAGAGGCGGGCATTTTTGGGGGAATAATTGGTTACGGCCTTGGTTTGGGGGTTTCCGATTTTAACAACGACGGGTGGGACGATATTTATGTAAGCAACGATTTTTTCGAAAACGACTATTATTATCTCAACAATGGCGACGGAACTTTTTCGGAGAAACTTACGGAGTATTTTGGCATGTCGAGCCGCTTTTCGATGGGGAACGACATTGGAGATATTAACGGCGATGGTTTTGCCGACCTGGTAACGCTGGATATGTTGCCCGACGATGAAAAGATATTAAAAGCCTCGGATGGCGATAATAGCATGGATCTGGAAATAAGAAAGGAAATGCTGGGTTATCATCCGCAGTATTCCAGAAATATGTTGCAAATGAACAAAGGCGGTAAAGCATTTTCGGAAGTTGCTTTGCTGACCGGGGTTGCGGCTACCGACTGGAGTTGGGCTCCCATGCTGGCCGATTTTAATCAGGATGGAATCATCGATCTGTTTATCGGTACCGGAATTCACCGGCGCCCAAACGACCTGGATTACATTAATTTTATTTCGAATCAGCAAATTCAGAGCACGCTCGAAAATACACACCTTATGGATAATCTGGCATTAAAAGCGATGCCAACCGGAGTAATTCATAATTATATTTTTGAAGGAACAGGATTAGCGTTTACCGATAAAACCAGGAGCTGGATCCCTGAAGATACCTTAAAAAGTAACGGGGTTGTTTATTGCGATCTTGATAACGACGGCGACCTTGATTTGGTTACGAATAACTTTAACGCCAAACCGCTTATTTACGAAAACCAGAATACAGCCGGTAACAATTACCTGAAAATCAGGTTTGATTATCCGGGAATGAACCGTTTTGGAATTGGGACTAAAGTTTTTTTGTACAACAAAGGCCAGCTTCAAACCCGGCAACTGAACTGTACGCGTGGCTACCAATCGTCGGTAGAGCCTCTTGTCCATTTCGGACTTGGGCAGAATGCGGCTGTTGACTCGGTGCTGATTGTATGGCCCGATAATACTTTTCAGAAACTGGAAAATGTTGAAGTCAATCAATCAGTAGTAGCTAAACCTGAAAATACCCGGCATAATTTTAACTGGAAACGGATGCAATTACAAAAGGAATGGTTTGAGGCACCCGACAGTTCAAAAATTGTACAGGCCAAACACAATGAAAACAGCTACATCGATTTCGACCGCGAAAGCCTGATGCCCTATAAAATTTCGGCAGAAGGACCTGCCATTGCTGTTGGCGATGTGAACGGCGATGGGAAAGACGATATTTTTATGGGCGCGGCAAAACACGACACAGCACATTTATTTGTTCAGAACGAAACCGGTTTTGAAGAAAAAAGAATTGCCGGTTTTGCTGCTGATGCTTTGTTTGAAGATGTGGAGGCTTGTTTTGTGGATATCGACAACGATAAGGATCTTGATTTGTTTGTGGTTTCGGCCGGGGGTGAGTTTTACGGAACCATGCCGGCACTTAAAGACCGAATATACAGAAACGATGGGAATGGCAATTTTGAAAAGAACGAAGAGGCAGTTCCCGATTATTTTGAAAATGGATCGATGGCTCGTTTTAGCGATTTTGATGCCGATGGCGACCTGGATGTTTTTGTTGGAGGGCGTGCGGTTTCGTATCGTTTTGGCGATATTCCAAATTCATATTTGCTTATCAACAATGGGAAGGGGCAATTTTCGTTAAGCGATCAGCCAGCTTTGGTAAAAGCCGGAATGATAACAGATGCCGTTTGGAGCGATTTTAACAGCGACGGTCAATCCGATTTAATTTTGGTTGGGGAATGGATGAGTCCGCAATTTCTTCAGAATCAAAATGGAACGCTGGTAAATGTTTCCAAAACAGTATTTTCTGAATCACTGAACGGTTTGTGGAGGGCGGTTAAAGCCATGGATGTCGATGGAGACGGAGATACAGATTATTTGCTTGGAAACTGGGGCACAAATACAAAGTTCCGTGCATCAAAACAATACCCCTTGAAAATGTACTTCAGCGATTTTGACGAAAACGGAAGACCCGAAACGGTTCTTGCCATGGCGACCGGCAAAAAATACTATCCGGTAAATACAAAAGACCAATTGGATAAACAGCTGGAGCAGCTTACCCGTAAAAAATTTGTGTATTACCGCGACTTTGCAGGTAAAACCATCGATGAGGTTTTGGGACAGGACGTGTTGGACAAAGCAAGCTTACTTGAAGTGAGTTGTCTGGAATCGGGATACCTGAAAAACAACCAGGGAAATTATGAGTTTGTTCCGTTTGGTGCAGGCTTGCAGGTAGCACCAATAAATACATTTTTTGTTTACGATTTCGATGGCGACTCAAAAGATGATGTTCTTACCGGTGGAAATTTTCTTGGAGTACCTCCGTACCATGGCCGTTTTGTGGCCAACTCTGGAAATATATTAACCGGAAACGGAACAATTGAAGATGGTGTTTGTGTTGGATTAAATTACAGTCAAAAAGAAATTCGAGAATTAAAATTGGTTGAAATCGACAATGAAAAATACATACTTGCTGCTCCCAACAACTGTAAGTTAATATGGAATAAAGTGAAGAAATAA
- a CDS encoding VCBS repeat-containing protein — MKRTVWFVLLLLPLFFACNKNPYPNIPENALFKIVPASESGVDFINKIVNEKDYNIFTYRNFYNGGGVGIADLNNDGLADIYMTSNREKNKLYLNLGDFTFKEIAGPAGVEGERAWATGVAMVDINADGWLDIYVCNAGNIEGDDQKNELFINNGDLTFTEKAEEYGLADNGFTTHAAFFDYDNDGDLDVYILNNSFIPVSSLGYSNRRNLRSEEWTLPDMFRGGGDKMMRNDNGKFVDVSEEAGVFGSLIGFGMGVTIGDVNRDMLPDIYVSNDFYERDYLYINNGDGTFTESLKDWIEHLSMSSMGADLADINNDGYSEIFVTDMLPEGDARLKNTSEFEGHDIFYLKKDLDFYNQYMQNALHLNNGDQTFSEIAFYSGVAQTDWSWGALLLDLDNDGYRDIYVSNGIYHDLTDMDFMDFFANEIVQEMTLTGEKEEVENIINQMPSNPIPNYALKNNGDLTFTNAYKEWGFDIPSFSNGSAYGDLDNDGDLDLVVSNVNQTCFLFKNTTSDRQLNNYLSVNLKGNGKNSFAVGAAVYVYHDDQILKQEQFPTRGFQSSVDYRLNFGLNKLTQVDSVVVYWPNGKKQTLTDVKANTTLDLNIENAGEFSSMAPAKRAAATYFETVEVPFQKHQENFYVDFDYEGLIPQMSSKEGPAIQIGDVNSDKLDDLFIGGASDQEAQLWIQKTKGNFVLQTNSSFANDKGHEDVTALFFDADGDNDLDLFVGSGGNDKPETSALLSDRLYLNDSKGNFKRSTNSLPDMRYNTSVAAANDFDNDGDLDLFVGNLGVSKIYGINPKQYLLENDGKGNFTDITESKAFKLMDVGMVNDAIWCDMDHDDNKELIVVGQWMAPKIYTSNGRRLTEMETSMDSLFGWWNTVRAADLDKDGDVDLVLGNRGDNMYLKADNASPVKMYINDFDNNGAIEQILTRKVEGKDKPVALKKELTNQIVSLKKKNLKYVEYATKSIEEILPEELLKNSLIKETRIFESVVAYQTEDLDFEIVQLPAKVQLSSVNEILIDDLNQDGFPDLLLGGNDFDYKPQFGRLDAGFFHLLTGSKDGFQETANTGVKGTGVVRSVQEINIQNQKHLLIGINDERAQVYKFK, encoded by the coding sequence ATGAAGAGAACGGTTTGGTTTGTTTTACTTTTGCTACCATTGTTTTTTGCCTGTAACAAAAATCCATATCCAAATATCCCCGAAAACGCACTGTTTAAAATTGTTCCTGCCTCCGAGAGTGGTGTCGATTTTATTAACAAAATAGTAAACGAAAAAGACTACAATATTTTTACCTACCGTAACTTTTACAACGGCGGTGGAGTAGGAATTGCTGACCTGAATAACGATGGTTTAGCCGATATTTACATGACCTCGAACAGAGAAAAAAACAAACTCTATTTAAATCTGGGAGATTTTACGTTTAAAGAAATTGCCGGCCCGGCCGGAGTTGAAGGAGAACGCGCATGGGCAACAGGAGTTGCAATGGTGGATATTAATGCCGATGGATGGCTCGATATTTATGTGTGTAATGCCGGTAATATAGAAGGCGACGATCAAAAAAACGAGCTTTTTATAAACAACGGAGATTTAACTTTTACCGAAAAAGCTGAAGAATATGGCTTGGCTGATAATGGATTTACAACGCACGCAGCATTTTTCGATTACGACAACGACGGTGATCTGGATGTTTACATTTTAAACAACAGTTTTATTCCGGTTAGTAGTCTTGGATACTCGAACCGGCGCAATTTACGAAGTGAAGAGTGGACACTTCCGGATATGTTTCGCGGAGGTGGCGATAAAATGATGCGAAATGATAATGGAAAATTTGTAGATGTTAGCGAAGAAGCAGGTGTGTTCGGAAGTTTAATTGGTTTTGGAATGGGAGTTACGATCGGCGATGTAAACCGTGATATGCTTCCCGATATTTATGTGTCGAACGATTTTTATGAGCGCGACTACTTATACATAAATAATGGCGACGGTACATTTACCGAAAGTTTAAAAGACTGGATCGAACATTTGAGTATGTCATCGATGGGAGCCGATTTGGCCGATATTAATAACGATGGGTACAGCGAAATTTTTGTAACCGACATGCTTCCGGAAGGAGATGCCCGGCTTAAAAACACAAGTGAGTTTGAAGGTCACGATATTTTCTACCTCAAAAAAGACCTTGATTTTTATAACCAGTACATGCAAAATGCATTGCATTTAAACAATGGCGATCAAACCTTTTCTGAGATAGCATTTTACAGTGGCGTTGCTCAAACCGACTGGAGTTGGGGGGCTTTATTGCTCGATCTTGACAACGATGGTTACCGCGATATTTATGTGTCGAACGGAATTTACCACGATTTAACCGACATGGATTTTATGGATTTTTTCGCCAACGAAATTGTTCAGGAGATGACTTTGACCGGGGAGAAGGAAGAAGTGGAGAACATCATTAATCAAATGCCGAGCAATCCAATTCCAAACTATGCATTAAAAAACAATGGCGATCTTACTTTTACAAATGCGTATAAAGAGTGGGGATTCGATATCCCAAGCTTTTCAAACGGGTCGGCTTACGGCGATTTGGATAACGATGGCGATTTAGATCTTGTCGTCAGCAATGTAAATCAAACCTGTTTTTTATTTAAAAACACTACATCCGACAGGCAGTTAAACAATTATTTATCGGTTAACCTAAAAGGAAACGGTAAAAACAGCTTTGCAGTTGGGGCAGCGGTTTATGTATATCACGACGATCAAATACTCAAACAGGAACAGTTTCCTACCCGCGGATTTCAATCTTCGGTGGATTATCGTTTAAATTTTGGATTAAATAAACTAACACAAGTCGATTCGGTAGTAGTGTACTGGCCCAATGGTAAAAAGCAGACTCTTACAGATGTTAAAGCCAATACCACTTTGGATCTGAATATTGAAAATGCCGGCGAATTTTCATCAATGGCTCCGGCAAAAAGGGCGGCTGCAACTTATTTCGAAACAGTTGAAGTGCCATTCCAAAAGCACCAGGAAAATTTCTATGTTGATTTTGATTACGAAGGTCTAATTCCGCAAATGTCGTCGAAAGAAGGGCCTGCCATACAAATTGGAGATGTAAACAGCGATAAGCTTGACGACCTGTTTATTGGCGGTGCATCTGATCAGGAAGCCCAGTTGTGGATTCAAAAAACCAAAGGGAATTTTGTACTTCAGACCAATAGCAGTTTTGCGAATGATAAAGGACATGAAGATGTAACAGCATTGTTTTTTGACGCTGATGGGGATAACGATCTGGATTTGTTTGTGGGCTCGGGTGGAAACGACAAGCCGGAAACCAGTGCGCTTTTATCCGACAGGCTGTATTTAAACGATAGCAAAGGAAACTTTAAGAGGTCAACGAACAGCTTGCCCGACATGCGTTACAATACTTCGGTAGCGGCAGCCAACGATTTTGACAATGACGGCGACCTGGATTTGTTTGTGGGGAATTTAGGTGTCTCAAAAATTTATGGTATCAATCCGAAACAATATTTGCTTGAGAATGACGGGAAAGGAAATTTTACCGACATAACCGAAAGTAAAGCATTTAAACTAATGGATGTTGGAATGGTTAACGATGCCATTTGGTGCGATATGGACCACGATGACAACAAAGAATTGATTGTTGTAGGACAGTGGATGGCTCCAAAAATATACACATCGAACGGCCGTAGATTAACGGAAATGGAAACCAGCATGGATTCGTTATTTGGATGGTGGAATACCGTTCGTGCAGCCGATTTGGACAAGGACGGTGACGTGGATTTGGTTTTAGGGAACAGGGGCGATAACATGTATTTAAAAGCAGACAATGCTTCTCCTGTAAAAATGTACATCAACGATTTCGATAATAACGGAGCCATAGAACAGATTCTAACGCGCAAAGTGGAAGGAAAAGATAAACCGGTTGCTTTAAAAAAGGAACTTACCAACCAAATTGTTTCGCTGAAAAAGAAGAATCTGAAGTATGTGGAATATGCCACAAAATCAATTGAAGAGATTTTACCTGAAGAACTTCTGAAAAACTCCTTGATTAAAGAAACACGCATTTTTGAAAGTGTGGTTGCATACCAAACTGAAGATTTGGATTTCGAAATTGTGCAATTGCCTGCAAAAGTTCAGTTATCGAGCGTGAATGAAATTTTAATTGACGACCTAAATCAGGATGGTTTTCCGGATTTGTTACTCGGCGGTAACGACTTCGATTATAAACCTCAGTTTGGCAGGCTCGACGCCGGATTTTTTCATTTGCTTACTGGGAGCAAAGATGGATTTCAGGAAACGGCGAATACCGGGGTAAAAGGAACCGGTGTAGTTCGAAGTGTACAAGAGATAAACATTCAGAATCAAAAACATTTATTGATTGGAATCAACGATGAAAGAGCTCAGGTTTATAAGTTTAAATAA